From a region of the Candidatus Neptunochlamydia vexilliferae genome:
- a CDS encoding PPC domain-containing DNA-binding protein — protein sequence MEEGKELHEMLSAFVLQKKIPSAFYQGIGMVHDVELGHFNLEKNDYDKSSFDRTFELITATGNISVESGVPFIHTHIVLALLRRPNKTRNFKGLELPHPFVP from the coding sequence ATGGAAGAGGGAAAGGAGCTCCATGAGATGCTGAGCGCCTTTGTCCTTCAAAAAAAGATCCCCAGCGCCTTTTACCAAGGGATTGGAATGGTCCATGATGTAGAACTCGGCCACTTTAACCTTGAGAAAAATGACTATGACAAGAGCTCCTTCGACAGAACATTTGAGCTCATTACCGCCACTGGCAATATCTCGGTTGAAAGTGGGGTCCCCTTTATCCACACCCACATCGTCCTCGCCCTTCTTCGCAGACCTAACAAAACACGCAATTTTAAGGGGCTAGAGCTTCCTCATCCCTTTGTTCCGTGA